One Sodalis praecaptivus DNA segment encodes these proteins:
- a CDS encoding TorD/DmsD family molecular chaperone, translated as MNDFSLVCRVLGTLFYRQPQDEVLSPLLTLIAQNKLAEHWPLKQDALLTRMQQECVPETLQQDFQALFCGETPKVSPYRSAWLDADEQDIRAFLLARGMPCGEKPTDHFGALLLAGSWLEDQAQQDETEAQRQLFDGFLLTWSERFLGKVEANAGTGFYRALAILCREALPELRDELGCDVEQEG; from the coding sequence ATGAATGATTTTTCGCTGGTGTGCCGGGTGCTTGGCACGTTGTTTTACCGTCAGCCGCAGGATGAGGTACTCTCACCCTTGCTTACGCTTATCGCGCAGAATAAGCTCGCCGAGCATTGGCCGCTGAAACAAGACGCGCTGCTTACGCGGATGCAACAAGAGTGCGTGCCCGAGACGTTGCAGCAAGACTTTCAAGCGCTGTTTTGTGGCGAGACGCCTAAAGTTTCCCCCTACCGATCCGCCTGGTTGGACGCCGACGAACAGGACATTCGCGCCTTTTTGCTCGCCCGCGGTATGCCCTGCGGTGAGAAACCCACCGACCACTTTGGCGCGCTATTGCTGGCCGGCTCCTGGCTTGAAGATCAGGCGCAGCAGGATGAAACCGAAGCACAACGGCAGCTGTTTGACGGTTTTCTTTTGACCTGGAGCGAACGTTTTCTCGGTAAAGTGGAGGCAAATGCCGGCACCGGCTTTTATCGTGCGCTGGCAATTCTCTGTCGTGAAGCGCTGCCTGAATTACGTGACGAGCTGGGTTGCGACGTAGAGCAGGAAGGGTAA